From Streptomyces sp. NBC_00683, one genomic window encodes:
- a CDS encoding GNAT family N-acetyltransferase, producing MKSSITYRRGGSTGPAGVRIRRAVARDAKRLTRLVTTSRAYDGPYAPMVQGYRVGPDYIETHQVFVAVGADDRVLGFYSLVVSPPELDLMFVGDDAQGLGIGRLLVGHLLDEARRAGLSEVRVVSHPPAEGFYRSVGAERTGTVPASPPAVMWDRPELTLPIESP from the coding sequence ATGAAGTCGAGCATTACGTACAGGCGTGGCGGGTCCACCGGACCCGCAGGGGTCCGCATCAGGCGGGCCGTCGCACGGGATGCCAAGCGGCTCACCCGCCTCGTCACCACCTCACGCGCCTACGACGGGCCGTACGCGCCGATGGTCCAGGGGTACCGGGTCGGCCCGGACTACATCGAGACCCACCAGGTCTTCGTTGCCGTCGGCGCCGACGACCGCGTGCTCGGCTTCTACTCGCTGGTCGTCTCCCCGCCCGAACTCGACCTCATGTTCGTCGGCGACGACGCCCAGGGGCTGGGCATCGGGCGCCTCCTGGTCGGTCACCTACTGGACGAGGCGCGCCGCGCCGGACTGAGCGAAGTACGAGTGGTCTCGCATCCGCCCGCCGAAGGCTTCTACCGCAGCGTGGGCGCGGAGCGCACCGGTACGGTGCCGGCCAGCCCGCCCGCGGTGATGTGGGACCGGCCCGAGCTGACCCTCCCGATCGAGAGCCCCTGA
- a CDS encoding tyrosine-protein phosphatase — protein MQTARAVPAATVVNLRDLGGIALGRDRRLRQGILLRSGQLSDFDAESDMAVAALGIRTVVDLRTADERQWAPDRLPPGARLFVADVLGDNPGVAPARIRALLGDPDGAASVLGDGKAEELFAQTYRKMVLSPGAAAAYRAFLETAADPRARPVLFHCATGKDRTGWAAALLLLMAGASREVVRAEFLAVNPAVRGAFGPGVQRFLEAGGDPDIASAIIEVRPRYLEAALDAMDEKWGGLDGYLHKALRLPPAVVERLRADLAVPA, from the coding sequence GTGCAGACCGCCCGCGCCGTCCCTGCTGCCACCGTCGTCAACCTGCGCGACCTGGGCGGCATCGCCCTGGGACGCGACCGCCGCCTGCGTCAGGGAATCCTCCTGCGCTCGGGGCAGCTGAGCGACTTCGACGCCGAGAGCGACATGGCGGTGGCCGCGCTCGGTATCCGTACCGTCGTCGACCTCCGCACCGCGGACGAACGCCAGTGGGCGCCCGACCGCCTGCCGCCGGGCGCACGGCTCTTCGTCGCCGACGTGCTCGGCGACAACCCCGGTGTCGCACCCGCCAGGATCAGGGCGTTGCTCGGCGACCCGGACGGCGCAGCGAGTGTGCTCGGCGACGGCAAGGCGGAGGAACTCTTCGCCCAGACCTACCGGAAGATGGTGCTCTCGCCCGGTGCCGCGGCCGCCTACCGCGCCTTCCTGGAGACAGCCGCGGATCCGCGTGCGCGACCGGTGCTGTTCCACTGCGCGACCGGCAAGGACCGGACCGGCTGGGCCGCCGCGCTCCTGCTGCTCATGGCGGGCGCGTCGCGTGAAGTCGTCCGGGCGGAGTTCCTGGCCGTGAATCCGGCCGTCCGGGGTGCTTTCGGGCCAGGCGTCCAGCGCTTCCTCGAGGCGGGCGGGGACCCGGACATCGCGTCCGCGATCATCGAGGTCCGCCCCCGCTACCTCGAAGCGGCGCTGGACGCGATGGACGAGAAATGGGGCGGACTCGACGGCTATCTCCACAAGGCGCTGCGGCTACCCCCGGCGGTGGTGGAGCGGTTGCGCGCCGACCTGGCGGTACCGGCCTGA
- a CDS encoding methylmalonyl-CoA mutase family protein: MTVLPADGLSLAAEFPDPSHDQWQSLVEGVLRKSGKEVTGTAAEEALSTALGDGLTARPLYTSHDVSADPGFPGFAPFTRGSKAEGSITGGWDVRQRHALTDPVRLNEAVLGDLENGVTSLWLAVGGPGGVPATGLARALDGVYLDLAPVALDAGSEFEPAVRELLALYEARGIAKSAARGSLGADPLGHAARTGGEPDLTAAVHWARLCGREYPGLRALAVDALPYHEAGGSAAQELGLSLATGVAYLRALTEAGASVEEACAQLEFRYAATADQFLTIAKLRAARRLWARVAEVCGSTAAGAQQQHAVTSPVMMTRRDPWVNMLRTTLACLGAGVGGADSVTVLPFDHALGLPDAFARRIARNTSTILMEESHLARVIDPAGGSWYVERLTDELAAAAWSFFQEVERAGGQAAALRSGMVEERLAGTWAARSKDLARRKEPVTGVSEFPTLTERPVEREPHPAPSTGGLPKVRRDEAFEALRARSDRHLAATGSRPKVFLAALGPASVHTARASFAANLFVAGGIEPVHDPASVDATTAAGAFTASGATIACLCSSDALYAEQADAVAGALASAGAVQVLLAGRPGDYTGVDGHVFAGCDVVAVLSSVLDCMGVA; this comes from the coding sequence ATGACGGTCCTGCCTGCTGACGGGCTCTCTCTGGCCGCCGAGTTCCCTGACCCCTCCCATGATCAGTGGCAGAGCCTTGTCGAAGGCGTACTGCGCAAGTCTGGCAAGGAAGTCACGGGCACGGCCGCCGAGGAAGCACTGTCCACCGCGCTCGGGGACGGGCTCACCGCCCGCCCCCTGTACACCTCCCACGACGTATCAGCCGACCCCGGATTCCCCGGCTTTGCCCCCTTCACCCGGGGCAGCAAGGCCGAGGGCAGCATCACGGGCGGCTGGGACGTACGGCAACGCCACGCGCTGACGGACCCGGTACGCCTGAACGAGGCCGTACTCGGCGACCTGGAGAACGGCGTCACCTCGCTGTGGCTGGCCGTGGGCGGGCCCGGCGGGGTTCCGGCCACCGGCCTCGCCCGTGCGCTCGACGGTGTCTATCTCGACCTGGCACCCGTCGCCCTCGACGCCGGCAGCGAATTCGAGCCTGCCGTACGGGAGTTGCTGGCGCTCTACGAGGCGCGAGGCATCGCGAAGTCTGCCGCGCGCGGCAGCCTCGGCGCGGACCCGCTCGGCCACGCGGCGCGTACCGGCGGCGAGCCTGACCTGACGGCCGCCGTCCACTGGGCGCGGCTGTGCGGCCGCGAGTACCCGGGGCTGCGCGCGCTGGCCGTCGACGCACTGCCGTACCACGAGGCGGGCGGCTCGGCCGCGCAGGAGCTGGGGCTCTCGCTGGCGACGGGCGTCGCCTATCTGCGGGCGCTGACCGAGGCGGGAGCCTCCGTCGAGGAGGCGTGTGCGCAGCTGGAGTTCCGGTACGCGGCGACGGCCGACCAGTTCCTGACGATCGCGAAGCTGCGGGCCGCGCGACGGCTGTGGGCCCGGGTCGCCGAGGTATGCGGAAGCACTGCGGCAGGTGCGCAGCAGCAGCACGCCGTGACCTCGCCCGTGATGATGACCCGCCGTGACCCGTGGGTGAACATGCTGCGGACGACGCTCGCCTGCCTGGGCGCGGGGGTCGGCGGGGCCGACTCCGTCACCGTACTGCCGTTCGATCACGCACTGGGTCTGCCGGACGCGTTCGCCCGGCGGATCGCCCGGAACACGTCGACGATCCTCATGGAGGAGTCGCACTTGGCACGGGTCATCGATCCGGCAGGCGGTTCCTGGTACGTCGAGCGGCTGACCGATGAACTCGCCGCCGCAGCATGGTCGTTCTTCCAGGAGGTCGAGCGGGCGGGCGGCCAGGCCGCCGCGCTGCGCTCCGGGATGGTCGAGGAGCGGCTCGCCGGCACCTGGGCCGCCCGCAGCAAGGACCTGGCGCGGCGCAAGGAACCGGTGACGGGCGTCAGCGAGTTCCCGACGCTCACCGAGCGGCCCGTGGAGCGGGAGCCCCACCCCGCCCCTTCGACGGGAGGCCTGCCGAAGGTCCGCCGCGACGAGGCCTTCGAGGCTCTGCGTGCCCGGTCGGACCGCCACCTGGCCGCCACCGGCAGCCGCCCGAAGGTGTTCCTCGCCGCCCTGGGCCCGGCCTCGGTGCACACGGCACGCGCGTCCTTCGCCGCGAATCTCTTCGTCGCGGGCGGCATCGAACCCGTCCACGATCCCGCTTCCGTGGACGCCACGACCGCGGCCGGGGCCTTCACCGCCAGCGGAGCGACGATCGCCTGCCTGTGCTCCTCCGACGCGCTCTACGCCGAGCAGGCCGACGCTGTCGCCGGGGCCCTCGCCTCCGCCGGAGCCGTGCAGGTCCTCCTCGCGGGCCGGCCCGGCGATTACACGGGCGTCGACGGCCACGTGTTCGCGGGCTGCGATGTGGTTGCCGTCCTCTCCTCCGTACTCGACTGCATGGGAGTGGCGTGA
- a CDS encoding J-domain-containing protein, which yields MTERKPTGVSFESWVDKQIREAEQRGDFSALPGFGKPIPGLERPYDETWWIKAKMQREGLSVLPPSLTLRKEAEDAREAVSDARTEAEVRRLLNEINDKIRKALLMPPEGPPLNLRPFDVEAVLREWREQRGRG from the coding sequence GTGACCGAGCGCAAGCCCACCGGCGTCAGCTTCGAGTCCTGGGTGGACAAGCAGATCCGCGAGGCCGAACAGCGCGGCGACTTCTCCGCGTTGCCCGGCTTCGGCAAGCCGATCCCCGGGCTCGAACGGCCCTACGACGAGACGTGGTGGATCAAGGCCAAGATGCAGCGGGAGGGGCTGTCCGTGCTCCCGCCGTCGCTGACCCTCCGGAAAGAGGCTGAGGACGCCAGGGAGGCGGTCTCGGATGCCAGGACGGAAGCCGAGGTCCGGCGCCTGCTGAACGAGATCAACGACAAGATCCGCAAGGCGCTTCTCATGCCGCCCGAGGGCCCGCCCCTGAACCTCAGGCCCTTCGACGTCGAGGCCGTCCTGAGGGAGTGGCGGGAGCAGCGGGGCCGGGGCTGA
- a CDS encoding VOC family protein codes for MSVELNHTIIHCRDNRESADFLAHILGLDAGREWGPFIPLVLANGVTLDFATIPAESITAQHYAFLISEAEFDTAFERIKAQGTAYYADPHQKLPGEINHNDGGRGIYFPDPSGHGMELITRPYGGWS; via the coding sequence GTGTCAGTCGAGTTGAATCACACCATCATTCACTGCCGGGACAACCGCGAGTCCGCCGATTTCCTGGCGCACATTCTGGGCCTGGACGCCGGAAGGGAATGGGGCCCCTTCATTCCGCTCGTTCTCGCGAACGGCGTGACGCTGGATTTCGCGACCATTCCCGCTGAATCGATCACCGCGCAGCACTATGCGTTCCTCATTTCCGAGGCGGAGTTCGATACCGCCTTCGAGCGGATCAAGGCGCAGGGGACCGCGTACTACGCCGATCCCCACCAGAAGCTCCCCGGCGAGATCAACCACAACGACGGCGGGCGCGGGATCTACTTCCCCGACCCGAGCGGGCACGGGATGGAACTCATCACCCGCCCGTACGGCGGCTGGTCGTAG
- a CDS encoding SHOCT domain-containing protein codes for MAVGPVEYLVVVFPGSTLTGPMASALADAVASEAVRVLDLSFVHRAEGGTLASKELRDVDPDGLVSFEPVTGEVAGLSAVKDIDSLGRSVPPGNSAALIVREDLWAVPFTRAAQEAGGQLVAHERLPSEGAADGGDDVITLLERLAELRKQDVLTDAEFAAQKTRILAD; via the coding sequence GTGGCCGTGGGACCCGTGGAGTACCTCGTCGTCGTCTTTCCCGGCAGCACCCTCACCGGTCCGATGGCGTCGGCTCTGGCCGACGCGGTCGCGTCGGAGGCGGTGCGTGTCCTGGACCTGTCCTTCGTCCACCGCGCTGAGGGCGGCACGCTCGCGTCCAAGGAGCTGAGGGATGTCGACCCCGACGGGCTGGTGTCGTTCGAGCCGGTCACCGGTGAGGTGGCCGGGCTGTCCGCCGTCAAGGACATCGACTCGCTCGGCCGGAGCGTGCCGCCGGGGAACTCGGCCGCGCTGATCGTCCGCGAGGACCTCTGGGCGGTGCCCTTCACCCGTGCGGCCCAAGAGGCCGGCGGGCAGCTCGTGGCGCATGAGCGCCTTCCCTCGGAGGGGGCCGCGGACGGCGGGGACGACGTCATCACCCTGCTCGAGCGGCTTGCCGAGCTGCGGAAGCAGGACGTACTCACCGACGCCGAGTTCGCCGCGCAGAAGACGAGGATCCTCGCCGACTGA
- a CDS encoding polysaccharide deacetylase family protein, with product MTADTAPTTRSSELLGFAPDARVLIVNCDDFGMYHAVNSAVIASIENGIAASCSLMVPCPWALHGMRLLRERPEIPFGIHLTLVCDTTDYRWGPLSAKDRVSSLLDDAGGLFTPAGIPELLGRARPEEVEREFRAQIDAVMDAGLEPTHLDWHCLADGGREDILDLTVALAGEYGLAVRIWLEPARQKMLRQGRPVTDHAFLDSFALDLDGKAARFAELLRSLPAGLSEWAVHPGLADEESRAIDGGWQVRSTDLEFLTSPEAREILRQEAVVVTDYRAVQRVWSGAGGAR from the coding sequence GTGACCGCTGACACCGCACCCACGACCCGTTCCAGTGAGCTGCTGGGATTCGCGCCCGATGCCCGGGTACTCATCGTCAACTGCGACGACTTCGGGATGTACCACGCGGTCAACTCCGCCGTGATCGCGTCGATCGAGAACGGCATCGCGGCCTCGTGCAGTCTCATGGTGCCGTGCCCGTGGGCGCTGCACGGCATGCGTCTGCTCCGGGAGCGGCCGGAGATCCCCTTCGGCATCCACCTCACGCTCGTCTGCGACACGACGGACTACCGCTGGGGGCCGCTGAGCGCGAAGGACAGGGTTTCGTCGTTGCTGGACGACGCGGGCGGGCTCTTCACTCCGGCGGGCATCCCCGAGCTGCTCGGCCGGGCCCGCCCGGAAGAGGTCGAGCGCGAGTTCCGTGCACAGATCGACGCCGTCATGGACGCCGGTCTCGAGCCGACCCATCTCGACTGGCACTGTCTGGCGGACGGCGGGCGCGAGGACATCCTCGACCTGACCGTGGCCCTTGCCGGGGAGTACGGCCTGGCAGTACGGATCTGGCTCGAGCCCGCGAGGCAGAAGATGCTGCGGCAAGGCCGGCCGGTCACTGATCACGCCTTCCTGGACAGCTTCGCGCTGGACCTCGACGGCAAGGCGGCCCGCTTCGCCGAGCTGCTGCGCTCCCTCCCGGCAGGGCTGAGCGAGTGGGCGGTGCATCCCGGGCTGGCCGACGAGGAGTCACGGGCCATCGACGGCGGCTGGCAGGTGCGCAGCACCGACCTTGAATTCCTCACATCGCCCGAGGCGCGCGAGATCCTGCGGCAGGAGGCCGTCGTGGTGACCGACTACCGCGCGGTCCAGCGGGTCTGGTCCGGCGCCGGCGGCGCCAGGTAG
- the scpA gene encoding methylmalonyl-CoA mutase has product MKTTETTGTPATGTPVPDFSDVPLAADAPAEVSADQWRAAVKESTGTSEDELLWETPEGIAVKPLYTGQDLEGLDFLETYPGIAPYLRGPYPTMYVNQPWTIRQYAGFSTAEESNAFYRRNLAAGQKGLSVAFDLPTHRGYDSDHPRVTGDVGMAGVAIDSIYDMRQLFDGIPLDKMSVSMTMNGAVLPVLALYIVAAEEQGVPPEKLAGTIQNDILKEFMVRNTYIYPPGPSMRIISDIFAFTSQKMPRYNSISISGYHIQEAGATADLELAYTLADGVEYLRAGRDAGLDVDAFAPRLSFFWAIGMNFFMEIAKLRAARLLWAKLVKEFEPKNSKSLSLRTHSQTSGWSLTAQDVFNNVTRTCVEAMAATQGHTQSLHTNALDEALALPTDFSARIARNTQLLLQQESGTGRVIDPWGGSAYVEKLTYDLARRAWQHIEEVEAAGGMAKAIDAGIPKLRIEEAAARTQARIDAGRQPVIGVNKYRVETDEKIDVLKVDNSSVRTQQIEKLRRLREERDETACQDALRALTAAAERDPGPGLEGNLLALAVDAARAMATVGEISDALEKVYGRHAGQIRTISGVYRKEAGESPSVDRTRALVDDFEEAEGRRPRILVAKMGQDGHDRGQKVIATAFADLGFDVDVGPLFQTPGEVARQAVEADVHIVGVSSLAAGHLTLVPALRAELAAEGREDIMIVVGGVIPPQDIETLHGAGAAAVFPPGTVIPDAAHDLVTRLGAALGHEL; this is encoded by the coding sequence ATGAAGACCACCGAGACCACCGGGACCCCGGCGACGGGAACCCCGGTTCCGGACTTCTCCGATGTCCCCCTGGCCGCCGACGCCCCTGCGGAGGTGTCCGCCGACCAGTGGCGTGCCGCGGTGAAGGAGTCGACCGGTACGTCCGAGGACGAGCTGCTCTGGGAGACACCCGAGGGCATCGCGGTCAAGCCGCTGTACACCGGACAGGACCTGGAAGGCCTCGACTTCCTGGAGACCTACCCGGGCATCGCCCCGTATCTGCGCGGCCCGTACCCGACGATGTACGTCAACCAGCCCTGGACGATCCGGCAGTACGCGGGATTCTCCACGGCCGAGGAGTCCAACGCCTTCTACCGGCGCAATCTGGCGGCCGGTCAGAAGGGGCTCTCCGTCGCGTTCGACCTGCCCACGCACCGCGGCTACGACAGCGACCATCCCCGGGTGACCGGTGACGTCGGCATGGCGGGCGTGGCGATCGACTCGATCTACGACATGCGCCAGCTCTTCGACGGCATTCCGCTGGACAAGATGTCGGTGTCGATGACGATGAACGGCGCGGTGCTGCCCGTACTCGCCCTGTACATCGTGGCCGCGGAAGAACAGGGCGTGCCGCCCGAGAAGTTGGCCGGGACCATCCAGAACGACATCCTCAAGGAGTTCATGGTCCGCAACACCTACATCTATCCGCCCGGCCCCTCGATGCGGATCATCTCCGACATCTTCGCGTTCACCTCGCAGAAGATGCCGCGCTACAACTCCATCTCCATCTCCGGCTACCACATCCAGGAGGCGGGGGCGACGGCCGACCTGGAGCTGGCCTACACGCTGGCCGACGGTGTGGAGTATCTGCGGGCGGGACGCGACGCCGGGCTCGACGTGGACGCGTTCGCGCCCCGGCTGTCGTTCTTCTGGGCGATCGGCATGAACTTCTTCATGGAGATCGCGAAGCTGCGCGCGGCCCGGCTCCTGTGGGCCAAGCTGGTGAAGGAGTTCGAGCCCAAGAACTCCAAGTCGTTGTCGCTGCGCACCCATTCGCAGACTTCCGGGTGGTCGCTGACCGCTCAGGACGTCTTCAACAACGTCACGCGGACGTGTGTGGAGGCGATGGCGGCCACCCAGGGCCACACCCAGTCGCTGCACACCAACGCCCTGGACGAGGCGCTCGCGCTGCCGACGGACTTCTCGGCCCGGATCGCGCGCAACACCCAGCTGCTGCTCCAGCAGGAGTCCGGCACCGGGCGGGTCATCGACCCGTGGGGCGGCAGCGCGTACGTGGAGAAGCTGACGTACGACCTGGCGCGGCGGGCGTGGCAGCACATCGAGGAGGTCGAGGCGGCCGGCGGCATGGCGAAGGCCATCGACGCGGGCATCCCGAAGCTCCGGATCGAGGAGGCCGCGGCCCGTACCCAAGCGCGGATCGACGCCGGGCGCCAGCCGGTCATCGGCGTCAACAAGTACCGGGTGGAGACCGACGAGAAGATCGACGTGCTCAAGGTCGACAACTCCTCGGTGCGTACGCAGCAGATCGAGAAGCTCCGGCGGCTGCGCGAGGAGCGGGACGAGACGGCCTGCCAGGACGCCCTGAGGGCGCTGACGGCGGCGGCCGAGCGGGACCCGGGACCGGGCCTGGAGGGCAATCTGCTGGCGCTCGCGGTCGACGCGGCCCGGGCGATGGCCACGGTCGGCGAGATCTCGGACGCTCTGGAGAAGGTGTACGGGAGGCACGCGGGCCAGATCCGTACGATCTCCGGCGTGTACCGCAAAGAGGCAGGAGAGTCCCCGTCCGTGGACCGTACCCGCGCGCTGGTCGACGATTTCGAGGAGGCCGAGGGCCGGCGTCCGCGCATCCTGGTCGCGAAGATGGGCCAGGACGGCCACGACCGCGGCCAGAAGGTGATCGCCACCGCCTTCGCCGACCTGGGCTTCGACGTCGACGTCGGCCCGCTGTTCCAGACGCCGGGCGAGGTCGCCCGGCAGGCGGTCGAGGCGGACGTGCACATCGTGGGCGTCTCGTCGCTGGCCGCCGGGCACCTCACGCTCGTACCCGCGCTTCGCGCGGAACTGGCGGCCGAGGGCCGGGAGGACATCATGATCGTGGTGGGCGGGGTGATCCCGCCGCAGGACATCGAGACGCTGCACGGGGCGGGTGCCGCCGCGGTGTTCCCGCCCGGCACCGTGATCCCGGACGCGGCCCACGACCTGGTCACGCGGCTCGGTGCCGCGCTCGGCCACGAGCTGTGA
- the meaB gene encoding methylmalonyl Co-A mutase-associated GTPase MeaB, with translation MAPNIDVDAYVKGVLDGKRAFVARAITLVESTRPDHRVLAQRLLSELLPRSGRARRIGISGVPGVGKSTFIDALGTLLTGLGHRVAVLAVDPSSSRTGGSILGDKTRMERLAVDARAFVRPSPTAGTLGGVAKATRESIVVMEAAGYDVVLVETVGVGQSETAVANMVDTFLLLTLARTGDQLQGIKKGVLELADAIAVNKADGPHERDARSAARELAGALRLMHPVDAAWTPPVMTCSARESTGLDELWERLEQHRTLLDSTGRLTAKRREQQVDWTWTMVRDELLDSLRSHPAVRALTPELEQRVRGGELTATLAAEQILGAFRGDAAAQPGTAGGKNPEDS, from the coding sequence ATGGCTCCGAACATCGACGTCGACGCGTACGTCAAGGGCGTGCTCGACGGGAAGCGTGCGTTCGTGGCGCGTGCGATCACACTCGTCGAGTCGACCCGCCCCGATCACCGGGTACTGGCGCAGCGGTTGCTGAGCGAGCTGCTGCCCCGTTCGGGGCGGGCGAGGCGCATCGGGATCAGCGGGGTTCCCGGAGTGGGGAAGTCCACGTTCATCGATGCGCTAGGCACCCTACTGACGGGGCTCGGGCACCGGGTCGCCGTACTGGCCGTCGACCCCTCGTCCAGCCGTACGGGCGGTTCCATCCTGGGCGACAAGACCCGGATGGAGCGGCTGGCGGTGGACGCCCGGGCGTTCGTACGCCCCTCCCCCACCGCGGGGACGCTCGGCGGGGTGGCCAAGGCGACCCGTGAGTCCATCGTGGTGATGGAGGCGGCGGGCTACGACGTGGTCCTGGTGGAGACGGTCGGGGTCGGGCAGTCGGAGACCGCGGTCGCCAACATGGTCGACACGTTCCTGCTGCTCACCCTGGCCCGTACCGGCGACCAGCTGCAGGGCATCAAGAAGGGTGTCCTGGAACTGGCCGACGCCATCGCGGTCAACAAGGCCGACGGCCCCCACGAGCGCGACGCCCGCTCGGCGGCACGTGAACTGGCGGGCGCCCTGCGGCTGATGCACCCCGTGGACGCGGCGTGGACTCCTCCGGTGATGACCTGCAGCGCCCGGGAGTCGACCGGTCTGGACGAACTGTGGGAGCGGCTGGAGCAGCACCGCACGCTCCTGGACAGCACGGGGCGGCTCACGGCCAAGCGCCGCGAGCAGCAGGTGGACTGGACATGGACGATGGTCCGCGACGAGCTGCTGGACAGCCTGCGCAGCCATCCGGCCGTGCGTGCGCTCACCCCGGAACTCGAACAGCGGGTACGCGGGGGCGAGTTGACGGCCACTCTGGCCGCCGAGCAGATCCTCGGAGCGTTCCGCGGGGATGCGGCGGCTCAGCCGGGCACGGCCGGCGGAAAGAATCCGGAAGACAGCTGA
- a CDS encoding DUF6328 family protein produces MGRIPAGKGGERDVAARTGREETEEERADRQWTDLLQELRVAQTGVQILFGFLLAVVFQPRFADLSTTDRNIYVVTVMLGSATAAALIGPVSYHRLLTGRRMKPQTVTWASRLTKLGLGLLFCTMCSTLLLILRVALHNALALWLVGAMALWFLACWFVFPLWAIARGNPKSGDGGRPGDGDSGSAG; encoded by the coding sequence ATGGGACGGATACCGGCGGGCAAGGGTGGGGAGAGGGATGTGGCGGCCAGGACCGGCCGTGAGGAGACGGAGGAGGAACGGGCGGACCGGCAGTGGACGGATCTGCTGCAGGAACTGCGGGTTGCCCAGACCGGCGTGCAGATCCTCTTCGGTTTTCTGCTCGCGGTGGTCTTCCAGCCCCGGTTCGCCGACCTCTCCACCACCGACCGGAACATCTACGTCGTCACCGTCATGCTGGGATCGGCCACGGCCGCCGCACTGATAGGGCCGGTGTCCTACCACCGGCTGCTCACCGGCAGACGGATGAAGCCGCAGACCGTGACCTGGGCCTCGCGCCTGACGAAGCTCGGGCTCGGACTGCTCTTCTGCACGATGTGCTCGACCCTGCTGCTGATCCTGCGGGTGGCGCTCCACAACGCCCTGGCCCTGTGGCTGGTGGGCGCGATGGCGCTGTGGTTCCTGGCCTGCTGGTTCGTCTTCCCGCTGTGGGCCATCGCCCGGGGGAATCCGAAGTCCGGCGACGGCGGCCGGCCGGGCGACGGGGATTCCGGTTCCGCCGGGTGA
- the rho gene encoding transcription termination factor Rho encodes MTSTLERPVTQQNQPVRTAGVLDTTNNGHGVLRTDGGHPSPGDIQVSPSLIRQYGLRKGDVVGGTCERPRALSRIDSVNGRAPQDLRGRPHFRDLTPLHPQERLRLETPRGGPATRVVDLVSPVGKGQRGLIVAPPKTGKTVLLQQLAAAVATNHPECHLMVVLLDERPEEVTDMRRSVRGEVYASTFDRPAKEHIALADLAVERAKRLVEQGRDVVILLDSLTRLCRAHNNAAGAGGRTLSGGVDASALIGPKKLFGAARLAEEGGSLTILATALVDTGSRADDYFFEELKSTGNMELRLDRRLADRRVFPAVDITLSGTRREELLVPAAELAAVRGLRRALQSRDGQATLEVLLEKVRATPDNATFLRQVQHTVPGA; translated from the coding sequence ATGACCAGCACACTCGAACGCCCCGTCACACAGCAGAATCAGCCCGTCCGCACCGCAGGTGTCCTCGACACCACGAACAACGGACACGGCGTACTGCGCACCGACGGCGGCCATCCCTCCCCCGGTGACATCCAGGTGTCGCCCTCGCTCATCCGGCAGTACGGCCTGCGCAAGGGCGACGTCGTCGGCGGAACCTGCGAACGGCCGCGGGCACTGTCCCGGATCGACTCGGTCAACGGCCGTGCCCCGCAGGACCTTCGGGGCCGGCCGCACTTCCGCGACCTCACACCTCTCCACCCCCAGGAGCGGCTGCGCCTGGAGACACCGCGCGGCGGACCCGCCACGCGCGTCGTCGACCTCGTCTCACCGGTCGGCAAGGGGCAGCGCGGCCTCATCGTCGCGCCTCCGAAAACCGGCAAGACCGTGCTTCTGCAGCAGCTCGCCGCAGCCGTCGCCACCAACCATCCGGAATGCCATCTGATGGTCGTCCTGCTCGACGAACGCCCCGAGGAGGTCACGGACATGCGCCGCTCCGTGCGCGGCGAGGTGTACGCCTCCACGTTCGACCGGCCCGCGAAGGAGCACATCGCGCTCGCGGACCTCGCCGTGGAACGGGCCAAGCGGCTCGTGGAGCAGGGCCGGGACGTCGTGATCCTCCTAGACTCCCTGACCCGACTGTGCCGGGCCCACAACAACGCCGCCGGGGCGGGCGGGCGCACCCTCAGCGGTGGCGTCGACGCCTCCGCCCTCATCGGCCCGAAGAAGCTGTTCGGGGCGGCACGCCTGGCCGAGGAGGGCGGTTCGCTGACCATCCTGGCGACCGCGCTGGTGGACACCGGATCCCGCGCCGACGACTACTTCTTCGAAGAGCTGAAGAGCACCGGCAACATGGAACTGCGTCTGGACCGCCGGCTGGCCGACAGGCGGGTCTTCCCCGCCGTCGACATCACCCTGTCCGGCACCCGCCGCGAGGAGCTCCTGGTACCCGCCGCGGAACTGGCGGCCGTACGGGGACTGCGCCGCGCCCTGCAGTCCAGGGACGGACAGGCCACCCTGGAGGTCCTGCTGGAGAAGGTCCGCGCGACCCCGGACAACGCCACGTTCCTCCGGCAGGTCCAGCACACCGTTCCCGGCGCGTAG